A single window of Mycolicibacterium aurum DNA harbors:
- a CDS encoding trypsin-like serine peptidase, which produces MRLNVLARRSPIWAALLVILVAVPSCVAVSPSPPAAPAQILPAAQPVSPDPRVGALFPGGGDLHLCSGAVLASSSGDLILTAAHCLADGIDIRFVPGFDDDDAAPDDGWQVDAVYLDPRWIDDQDPMADYAVARVSRADGARLDSVAGGGLRLGSSPEPGEAVTVIGYPAGLGGPAECRAPAASRRGYPALHCDGVVNGFSGAPWITGSTVSGLIGGLDGGGCHEEVSYSPPFDDALVALVSRAQAGGPGDEAPAAFDDGCG; this is translated from the coding sequence ATGCGGCTCAACGTCCTCGCTCGGCGCTCGCCGATATGGGCGGCGTTGCTGGTGATTCTCGTCGCGGTGCCGTCGTGCGTCGCGGTGTCGCCATCCCCTCCGGCGGCGCCAGCGCAGATTTTACCGGCCGCACAACCGGTGTCGCCCGACCCCAGGGTCGGGGCGCTCTTCCCGGGCGGGGGAGACCTGCACCTGTGCAGCGGCGCGGTGTTGGCGTCGTCGTCCGGCGATCTGATCCTGACTGCGGCCCACTGTCTTGCAGACGGCATCGACATCCGGTTCGTTCCGGGGTTCGACGACGACGACGCCGCTCCGGATGACGGCTGGCAGGTCGACGCGGTCTATCTGGACCCGCGGTGGATCGACGACCAAGATCCGATGGCCGATTACGCCGTCGCGCGGGTCAGCCGGGCCGACGGAGCCCGGCTGGACTCGGTCGCCGGGGGCGGGCTGCGACTGGGCAGCTCTCCCGAGCCCGGCGAGGCGGTGACGGTGATCGGCTATCCGGCCGGTCTGGGTGGTCCGGCGGAGTGCCGGGCGCCGGCAGCGTCGCGCCGGGGCTACCCGGCGCTGCATTGCGATGGTGTGGTCAACGGTTTCTCCGGGGCGCCCTGGATCACCGGGTCGACGGTGTCGGGACTGATCGGCGGGCTCGACGGCGGAGGGTGCCACGAGGAGGTCTCCTACTCGCCGCCGTTCGACGATGCTCTCGTCGCGCTGGTGTCCCGAGCGCAGGCAGGCGGCCCCGGTGACGAGGCGCCGGCGGCGTTCGACGACGGTTGTGGCTAG